ATGAAGATAACCATGGCCGCCACAGAGGAAATCACTAGATTGCTTAAGAACATCGCGTACCATATTCCTGTGGTTCCCATGGACAGACCGAAGAAGTATATCAGAGGAAGGCGTATTCCCCAAAGTCTTGTGATATTGAGAATCATGGACTGAATCGTATGGCCTGAGCCTCTTAAAGCCATGTCGAAGATGTTGTAACTTGCGAAGAAAGGTATGGAGAAGGAGACTATTCTGAAGTACTTCTCTCCTTCAATCAAGACAAGCGGGTCATTGATGAAAAACGCCGTCACTTCCTTCCCGAAAAAGAACGTGCCGGTGCTGATCACTCCAACAATCAACACGTTTATTCCGGTCGCCTTCCATACAACTGAATAAGCGTCATTCTTTCTTCCGGCGCCTAGGTACTGCCCAACCATCGATGACGTTGCCTGGGAAAGGCCGAAAGAGAACATCGTTGCAAGTGATGTTATCCTGTTCCCCACACCCAGGGCGGCGGTCGCCACCGAACCAAAGCCGGCAACCATTGAAGTGATTATCAGGAATGCGAGAGCCGTTATCGACTGTCCGGCAGAAGAGGGGAGACCTATCCTCAAGACGCGGGTAAGAGTCTTCCACTTCGGCCTAAGATCTTTGAAATTGACTTTAAATCCTCTCTTTCCCTTGAATAGAATGACTGTCGCAACGATCACAACAAATCCTCTTGAAATTACAGTTGCAAGAGCTGCACCGAAGACCTCCAGTCTAGGAAAGCCTATACCAAATATCAAGAGAGGATCGATAAGTGCATTCACCGTTACAGAGAAACCCATCAAGCACATCGGTGTCTTTGTATCCCCGATGGCGGTGAAGAGCGAGTTGAAAGTGAACATCGTGAAGGTGAAGGGAGCCCCTAGAAAGATCGTTCTCATATATGTATTGGTTACTGAAAGCAGTTCTGTCGGAATATTGAGGAGCTTCAAGACGGTCTCGGAAAAGATCGCACCGAGAAGACCGAGAATCACAGCGACGGCGAAGCTTATGGATATCACCTGCCCGGCTACATGAGAGGCCTCTTCCTTTCTTCCTGCCCCAAGATTCTGAGAGACGAGAGCCAGTCCCGCTACTGCAAGCCCCCCTCCTATGGAGATCAGTAAGAAGATTGCCGGCCACGCAATTGTGGGTGCGGAAATCTCTACCTTTCCTAGCTTCCCGAGCCAGTAGGCGTCGACCATGTTGTAAACGGTCTGGAAGAGCATGGTAAGAACCGCAGGCCAGGCGAGTTTAAGAAGGGCGCTCATCATGCTTTCATCTAGAATATTGACTCGTTTCATCTTCGCTCCTATGATTTCGATTACGTACTATTTCATTTATAACACAACAGTTACGAAATAAGAAGCAAGGAAAGTCCATGGTCGGGGGTAGGGGGTTGGTGGCATCAAGATCAGAAGTGATGCTGCCTCCGGCAAGAAGTGAGGCTCGCTGGCGCGAGGAAGTGATGCTGGCGCTTACGCACCAGGAGGCAAAAACCAAAGAAAAAGAGCGAGCAAATTAAAGTAATCTGATCAGAACGAACTTATTTTGTCATCCTCAAATGCTCCTGTTCAGGATCTGGGCTATTGAAAGACCGGGGTTGGGGATAGCGGGTTGGTGGCATCAAGATCAGAAGTGATGCTGCCTCCGGCAGGAAGTGAGGCTACAACAATACACAAGACGCAAGGCTGGGCAAGAACGGCCCAGGTCGCAATGCCCGCTTCGCGGGAAAAGAGCCGCTTGGATAAGAAACGCTGAAGGCTGTACGCTGGAAAAAACGATTCTTCGACACTTTGTGTCAAAGTTCTTCGTTAAGGACCACGAGATAAGGAGACAGGGCGAGACGGTGCTCTCGCCCTCTCGGTGAGCGCAGCAAAATCTCGACAATGCTCTTTCTCGACTCGTCTTATTGAAGGACCGAGATGCTAAAACAAGTTCAGAATGCATGAGAGACGCGGAATCCTTGATGTAGAACCAAAAACCTGGACGCGTAGCGTCGGAACGAAGAACCGTTCTTTGACGATTTTTTATTCTTGGGCTTGCAACTTGGAACAGGCAACTTGCAACTGTTCTTCGAAGGACGGTTCCTACTTGATGACATGATCTGGCGTTTTCGGAATAGCCAAACGTTATCTCAAGGCAGCGGTTTTCGGAGACTTGTCGTATCGTAATAACGAAGTGGTTTTCGGAATAACCCTTCGCTGTCATCCGGAACTTGATCAGGGATCTGGTTCCAAGAACGAACAACCACGAACCGGTTTTTTCTCAGCTGAAGACGGTGGACCGTTGACGGGCAACGCTGTTTTCATCAGCGACCAGCGGGTTTTTGATCTTAAGCGTACAGCGGTTCTTAGGATCGCGATGCTGAAACAAGTTCAGACGGATTGTGAGGTTTTCAGAACGATCTTGATCTTCATACCTCTGTCCTCACACCTCTGACTTCTTTTCCCCCTCTAGGTTGTTTTTTTGTCCTTCACATGAATCTCGAGTATTCTATTACTCCGGATATCAGTCCGGCGAAGACCTCAAGAAGCTCTATGTCTGCCTTGCTCCAATCGAATTGGCCACTAAGCCTTTCCAGTCCGACGAAACCGACGGGCATCTGCCGAGAGAAAATCGGAATGACGACAAGTGAAACGACTCCCTGCTGCGCAAGAACTTCGGCTTCTCTGCTTGCCTCCTCTGGGAGTTCACTGACTACATAAGAGTGTACCCCGCCTTTTTTCATTTCCTTTATCCACCAGGAGAACTCCTCGAACGGCATGTTTTGAAGATGGGGTTTGGCGCTCTTGACGCCTTCTTTACACCATTCGTGGGTGTTCCTGGTCGAATTGGTCCTGCAGTCCAACAAGAAGACATTGGATCTGTCTGCGGAAGTCAGCTCGCCTAGTTGTCCAAGCGCCTTTTCTATCGCATCGTCTATGTTCTCATACTCTTTTAGCGCTCCGGAAACCTCTGAAATCACTCGTTCGAAATTCTGTCTCCACTGGAGTTCTGCGGCCACCTTTCTGAATGCACTCGTGTCTCGGGCCACAACCATTGTGACTATGGAGTTCTGAAGATCAAGCACCTTCAAGCAAATCTCCACTTGAAGTTTCTCCCCGCTCTTCATAGTGAGAAACGAATCAGTTGTACACATTCCCTTTATCTGAAGATCGGCCCTTATTTTCTTTATCTGAGAATCAAGATCTCCGGCCACTGAATAGAAACTCATCTCCAGAAGTTCATCGTAGGAGTATCCAAGTTTTTCGGCTGCACTGTTGTTAGCTTCGACTATCCTGCCGGGCCTCATAGGATCGTCGAGGCTCACCAGGAAGATCATATCGTCAATCAGGCTGGCAAACCCTTCATACTTTCTCTTGAGATACTTGTTCAGCGTATAAAACTTATTGGACCTTGAGGTTTCTCCGACCAAGGGATCCTCTGAAACCCTCTCTACGTGCATATTCCATCTCAACTTGGAAATCCGTTCAGACAATGTCTTGATCTCCGCCGTACCGTTGTCAACGATGTACACTTTTATTGGTTCCATAAGACCCTCCGCAGCTGAATTGATAAGAATTCTATTCAGGATTTAAATACAGTCTTCCCGTTCAGAACGGTTTCTTGAACTTCAAGTGTTTCGTCTAGCAATACCAGATCTGCGCGATAACCCTCGGAGATTCTTCCGCGATCCTTTATGCCAATAGAATTCAGAGAATTGAGGGAGGATACCATTGCAAGCTCCTTCAGTGAGCATCCCGTGAATTCCCTGAAATTTCTGACAGCTCCGCTGAAGACAAGCACAGCAGCGGCTATTGTTCCGTCCTCCAAAGTAGGTCTTGCATTTTTCAGAAAGACTCTCTGTCCTCCCAGTTCATACTCTCCATCGGGCATGGCCGTCGCATCGATAGTATCGGTAACTATCATAATCTTCTTCGGGCCCTTTATTCCATAGATAAGCTTCACAAAACCCGGCAAAGAGTGAATCCCATCCACTATCATCTCTACCGAAAAAGGAAGCAAAAGAACAGCTCCAACGCAGCCCAGTTCTCTGTGATGAAGAGTGTTCATCCCGTTAGGGAAGTGGGTTATTCTATCGCAGCCTTGATTATATGCTCTCTCCATGTCCTCGTACGTTGCATCGGTATGTCCCAGAGAAAGAGTTATTCCACGCTTCTGTATCAGTTCTTGCGCCTGCGAGAAGCCCTCGAGCTCCGGAGCCATGGTGATGAGCTTCACCGATTCGATAAGCGTCTCCTCGATTTCCTTCAGGTCGATGCTTCGAATGAGTTCTGGATTCTGAGCTCCCTTTCTCTTTAGACTCAGGTAGGGGCCTTCATAGTGAATGCCCCCAACTGAAGTCAGAGTGTTGTTTTTTATGTAATCTCTTACTACTCTAGCAGCAGAAAGGATGGCCGAAGGAGTCGATGACATAGTAGTCGGCAAGAAACAAGTCACTCCCTGAGTGTAAAGGAAGTTCTCCCACTTCCTTAAAGCTTCCCCGTTCATAGAGAGAGTGCCCACACCTACTGAGCCATGGGTGTGAGGATCGACAAATCCCGGCATCAATATTCTTTCGAATTCTTGAGTCCCTTGAATTCGCTTAATTTCCGAGATTACGTTTTCTTCAGTTTCTACACTTCCCACAAACTCTCCATCGATAGGATCAACAACCAGTACGTTCTCGAATCTCATCTGCCTTCAACCCTCCCTGTTATGAAAAAATCATGGCCAGGTTATCTGATTACCCGTCGACATCTTTCCTCTTCCCATAAGAACCCTCTCATCGAGATCGAAGATACCCCTGTAGTAGGCCGAATATACTGCGAACCACTGGAGAGGGATCATCAGAAGGAACGGGGCAAAGAGCGGGTCGAAGTCTCCATAATCCTTCACATCAAAGCGTATTACCTCCGCGCCGTTAGACTCAGCGATTTTTATAACCCGTTCGCTCATATCTCTCGACTCGTCGCTCCCCACAAGGAAGACCATCAGTGGCTTGTGACCGTCAAGCATTTCCGCAGGGCCATGTCTGAACTCCGACGTTTCAATGAATGAAGCATTGACTCTCATGTTTTCCATGAAGACAGTCAGTCCGAACTTATAGCCTATGGCGTAGGCCGCCCCGCTTGCGAGAACGTAGAAGAGGTCGCTCTCCTGATACTTTCTCGCCAGCCTGTAGGCCCTTGATTCCTCTTCTTTGTATATTCTGCCAAGCAGTTCAGGCATAATCTCTATCTGTTCGTATAACTTCGAAACGTCTCTCCCTTTGAGCCTGGCTATTTCAAGACTGAAAATGAAGGCTCCGGCGAGTGGAAGTATAAACAGTCCATTAGAGTCGTAGACTATCGATTCGTCGGCTTCCCTTGCCAGAATGCTGTCGTGTTTGCTTGTAAATGAAATCGTTGTCGCTCCCTTTTCGTTGGCAAATCTAAGTGCTGCCGCAGTATCTTCGGTATTTCCAGAGAAGGAGGCGAGTATTACCAGCGCATCCTTGTCAAGTCTAGAAGGATTCAAGCAGATGAAATCATAGCTCTTGTAGTAATCAGAAGGAAGATCGGTCATCTTCTTGAGTATATAATCACCTGAATAGAGATTACACCAGGAGTTCCCGCTACCCACCCAGTAAATCTGCTTAAAGCCTTTATCTAAAGCAGTCTTCGCAAGATTCTTGATTCTTTCCGCATGCTCTTCTAGGAAGGCGGAAAGATCCTTCTCAAGAGAAGGGGCAGTAAAGAGTATGCTTTGTTTTGCATTATTCAAAAAATCTTCAATTGTCATTCCAAACACCTCCGAATATCTATCAAGAGTTTAGTTAGTCTCTTGGTGAGGTACATGATTCCCTTATGATGAGTCGTGTAGGCAGTCTGGTGAGTCCCTTTTCATATCTCTGACCTCTGATATTCATCAGTATCCTTTTCGCGGCCATACTGCCAATCTCTCTCGTATCCTGAGCCACAGATGTTATTGGAGGATTACATAGATCAAACCAAACAATATCATCGAAGCTAATGACCGATATATCTCGCGGAACCTCAATTCCCATGTCCTTCGCAGCAAGAAGCAGTCCCGCCGCCATATAATTGTTCGTTGCTATTACCGCCGTGATATCTTTGTTCTGTCCCAGTAGAGAGACGCCGCTTTTGTAAGCTCCCTCAACCGTAAAGCCGCCAAGTTTTACCCACGACTGCTTTTCCTCTATTCCGTACTTTGAAAGCGCTTCCCTGTATCCGGCAATCCGATCGTAGTTTGTACTTATGTCGAGCCTATCCGAAAGGAAACCGATTCTCCTGTGACCAAGCTCCAAAAGATATTCAGCTGCCTCAAAACCTCCACCGAGGTCATCGCTTACAATCATGTCAACATCAAGGCCTTCAATGATTCTGTCAATCAGCACTATGGGAATCTCGGACTTCACAAGTTCCTTCAAATGATCGGAATTGCTACGCGACACCGGGGCGAGAATCAAGCCATCTACCTGTTTCTGAAAAAAACGATCTATAGATGTCTTCTCGACCTCCACTTTTTCGTCGGTACTTGTGACAATCAAACTGTACCCTTCTGGGACAATGACATCGCTTATCGCTCTCGCTATCGTGGAGAAAAAGGGATTCTGAATATCGCCCACGATCAATCCGATATTCTTCGTCTCACCGGTAGCCATGCTCTTGGCAATGTAGTTTGGCTTGTAGTTAAGTTTCTTTGCAGCCGCTATGACCTTTTCTCTCGCCTTCTTGCTGACGTATCCATATTTCCCGATCGCCCTCGCTACCGTTGCCCTCGAGAGACCCGTCTCTTTCGCAATGTCGTCCAGCGTTGCTGCCATGCTCCATCACCCACTCGAAATGCACGTGCTTAGTAAAATCGTTTCTGATAACGGTATCATATCCTTCGATCTATTCTATCTTATTATCTTAAGTTATGTCAAGTTCAATAAACGATTGAAAGTGG
This genomic window from Mesotoga sp. UBA6090 contains:
- a CDS encoding MATE family efflux transporter, which translates into the protein MKRVNILDESMMSALLKLAWPAVLTMLFQTVYNMVDAYWLGKLGKVEISAPTIAWPAIFLLISIGGGLAVAGLALVSQNLGAGRKEEASHVAGQVISISFAVAVILGLLGAIFSETVLKLLNIPTELLSVTNTYMRTIFLGAPFTFTMFTFNSLFTAIGDTKTPMCLMGFSVTVNALIDPLLIFGIGFPRLEVFGAALATVISRGFVVIVATVILFKGKRGFKVNFKDLRPKWKTLTRVLRIGLPSSAGQSITALAFLIITSMVAGFGSVATAALGVGNRITSLATMFSFGLSQATSSMVGQYLGAGRKNDAYSVVWKATGINVLIVGVISTGTFFFGKEVTAFFINDPLVLIEGEKYFRIVSFSIPFFASYNIFDMALRGSGHTIQSMILNITRLWGIRLPLIYFFGLSMGTTGIWYAMFLSNLVISSVAAMVIFMKRWLKPVI
- a CDS encoding GAF domain-containing protein, with protein sequence MEPIKVYIVDNGTAEIKTLSERISKLRWNMHVERVSEDPLVGETSRSNKFYTLNKYLKRKYEGFASLIDDMIFLVSLDDPMRPGRIVEANNSAAEKLGYSYDELLEMSFYSVAGDLDSQIKKIRADLQIKGMCTTDSFLTMKSGEKLQVEICLKVLDLQNSIVTMVVARDTSAFRKVAAELQWRQNFERVISEVSGALKEYENIDDAIEKALGQLGELTSADRSNVFLLDCRTNSTRNTHEWCKEGVKSAKPHLQNMPFEEFSWWIKEMKKGGVHSYVVSELPEEASREAEVLAQQGVVSLVVIPIFSRQMPVGFVGLERLSGQFDWSKADIELLEVFAGLISGVIEYSRFM
- the nagA gene encoding N-acetylglucosamine-6-phosphate deacetylase; translated protein: MRFENVLVVDPIDGEFVGSVETEENVISEIKRIQGTQEFERILMPGFVDPHTHGSVGVGTLSMNGEALRKWENFLYTQGVTCFLPTTMSSTPSAILSAARVVRDYIKNNTLTSVGGIHYEGPYLSLKRKGAQNPELIRSIDLKEIEETLIESVKLITMAPELEGFSQAQELIQKRGITLSLGHTDATYEDMERAYNQGCDRITHFPNGMNTLHHRELGCVGAVLLLPFSVEMIVDGIHSLPGFVKLIYGIKGPKKIMIVTDTIDATAMPDGEYELGGQRVFLKNARPTLEDGTIAAAVLVFSGAVRNFREFTGCSLKELAMVSSLNSLNSIGIKDRGRISEGYRADLVLLDETLEVQETVLNGKTVFKS
- a CDS encoding SIS domain-containing protein, producing the protein MTIEDFLNNAKQSILFTAPSLEKDLSAFLEEHAERIKNLAKTALDKGFKQIYWVGSGNSWCNLYSGDYILKKMTDLPSDYYKSYDFICLNPSRLDKDALVILASFSGNTEDTAAALRFANEKGATTISFTSKHDSILAREADESIVYDSNGLFILPLAGAFIFSLEIARLKGRDVSKLYEQIEIMPELLGRIYKEEESRAYRLARKYQESDLFYVLASGAAYAIGYKFGLTVFMENMRVNASFIETSEFRHGPAEMLDGHKPLMVFLVGSDESRDMSERVIKIAESNGAEVIRFDVKDYGDFDPLFAPFLLMIPLQWFAVYSAYYRGIFDLDERVLMGRGKMSTGNQITWP
- a CDS encoding LacI family DNA-binding transcriptional regulator; the encoded protein is MAATLDDIAKETGLSRATVARAIGKYGYVSKKAREKVIAAAKKLNYKPNYIAKSMATGETKNIGLIVGDIQNPFFSTIARAISDVIVPEGYSLIVTSTDEKVEVEKTSIDRFFQKQVDGLILAPVSRSNSDHLKELVKSEIPIVLIDRIIEGLDVDMIVSDDLGGGFEAAEYLLELGHRRIGFLSDRLDISTNYDRIAGYREALSKYGIEEKQSWVKLGGFTVEGAYKSGVSLLGQNKDITAVIATNNYMAAGLLLAAKDMGIEVPRDISVISFDDIVWFDLCNPPITSVAQDTREIGSMAAKRILMNIRGQRYEKGLTRLPTRLIIRESCTSPRD